A stretch of DNA from Francisella uliginis:
GTTGTTTGTGGAGATTCAAAGATTATTGGTAAAGAATTCCAGCAGAGTGATATAGTTAGAAAGATAACTTTTACTGGCTCAACAAAAGTAGGCAAGCTTCTTATGCAACAAGCGGCTGATACGGTCAAAAAGATATCTCTTGAGCTTGGGGGGAATGCGCCTTTTATAGTATTTGAAGGAGCTGATTTGGAAAAAGCCATACAAGGAATTTTAGCTTCTAAAATTAGAAATGCTGGTCAAGTTTGTATTGCGCCAAATAGGATCTTTGTGCAGAATTCTATTAGAAAAGAGTTTGTAGCTAAGCTTAAACAAGTAATTGAAGGGCTTAAGCAAGGCAATGGTTTAGAACAAGATGTAAAAGTAGGTCCTTTAATTAATAATGCTGCAGTAGAGAAAGTTCTATCACACGTTAATGATGCATTGGTGAAAGGTGCTGAACTAGTTTGTGGTGGCAAAGTAAACTTAGAGCTAGGTGGTAACTTTTTTGAGCCAACTATTTTAGATAATATGCAAGATAGTATGGTAGCTAGTTGTGAGGAAACTTTTGGGCCTGTCATTGCTATCTTTGGTTTTGATACAGAAGACGAGGTTATACAAAGATCAAATAATACAAAGTATGGTTTAGCTAGCTATTTCTTCAGTAATGATATGAATCAAATAAGACGAGTTAGAAATACCCTTGAATATGGTATGGTAGGTATAAACTCTGGAGTAATCTCAAGTGAAAAAGCTCCATTTGGAGGTATAAAACAGTCAGGGCTTGGTAGAGAAGGCTCTGATGATGGCATATATGAGTTTTTAGAAGCAAAGTATAGTTTGCAAAGTTTTATTTAGTTTTACTTATTAATTTTTAAATTATAAATATTATTTTAGTTGCTATAATAAGCCCTAGTTTTTTATCATAAAAATAATACTATTTTTAAAGGAGTTATTTTGCGTACTAAATCAATAATAGTTTCAAGCCTTGGGAGTGCTTTTGAAACATTTGACTTTCATATATTTGGCTTATTTGCTTTTCAGATATCTATGTCACTTTTACACCAAGAGTCACTCAATAGTTCACTTATTTTAATTTTTGCTATTTTTGGTGCTGGATATTTTGCTAGACCAATAGGCGCTATATTTTGGGGTAATCTTGGTGATAAATATGGTAGAAAAGTACCTTTTAAATGGACAGTTATTTTAATAGGGGTTTCATCGTTAATAATAGCAATATTACCAAGTACTAACACTATTGGTATATTTACACCCTTAATATTAGCAGCATGTCGACTAATACAGGGGTTCTCTTTTGGTGGAGAGCTGACAGCTGCAGTGTTACTAGTACATGAACAACCTTCTCCTAGGCGGAACTTCTTTACTTCAATAGTTATCTTCTGTGCAACCTCTGGGATGATTTTAGGGTCAATAGCATATTATTTGCTTAGTCTTGTATTAACGACAGAACAGTTTTTTGCTTATAGCTGGCGTTTAGCTTTTGCTTTTGGTGGAGTTGCGGTGCTATTTAGTTATTTTTGGCGTTCTTCGATAGGAGAGACTCTAACTACAGAACCTAGTAAGCCAAGAGGATTTGTCCTAGTAGAACTATTGAAAGACCATTTGGGATTATCACTAAGATCTATACTAACAATCTCTTCTTGTACTGTTTTCTTAGCAATGTTTATAGTGTTTTTACCAACATATTGCCAAAAATGTCTAGGTTTTGATAAAAACACAACCTCGACTTATGTGTTGGTAACGATAGTTACTTATGCTGTATCTGTACTAGCTGGAGGGAGAATTGCAGATAGAATAGGAAATATAGCTACTCAAGCTATAGGTATAATGCTGTCATTAATTTTAATTGTACCATTAGCGGTTAGTTTAATATCAAAAGGATCTTTAATTTTGATGTTTATAATTCCTTTTGCTTTTGCAAATGGGTTAATAAATGCTAACTATATGTGTGTAGTATTAAATAGGTTTAAAAAGGAGCAAAGATTTAGTGGTTTGGCAATTACTCAGAATTTAGCTATGGCAATTTTTACAGGAGGATTACCAATACTTTTTGCTTATCTAGCTGTAGATTTAAAAATCATATCTGCACCATTTTATATAATGGTTGTGATATATATTATTTCGTTACTGTCATTATCTAAGAGGTAATAGTCTTACTAAGTTCTTATTTACTAAAAAATATAAAAATTAGCCGTTAAATTATTGTTTATTTTCTTAGAAATGTGTAGAGTTTTAAATATAGCGCTGATTTATTTCAAATTGCGAGCGCTTTATAAATCCTGCTAAAGCGAAGCATTTCTTTTCTATTAAGTCTTGTAGATCGTTTTAGTAGGAAGCTTTTTGCTAATATTCAAAAAGTTTGTTTATTAACTAAAACATGGAGATTATCCAAAGTGAAAAAAGAGAATCTACTTGAAAGACTTAATAAAGGTCCAGTAATTTGTGCAGAAGGTTTCCTATTTGAAATAGAGCGTCGTGGTTATTTAGCATCAGGTGAGTTTGTACCAATGGTATCGCTTGAACATCCTGAAGTTTTAGAGAACCTACATCGAGAGTTTCAACATGCGGGATCTGATATTGTTGAAGCATTTACATATAATGGTCATAGAGAGAAGCTAAGAGTTATTGGTAAAGAGCATTTGCTTGAGCCATTAAATAGACAAGCTCTAAGAATTGCTAAGAAAGTTGCTGACTCAACACCAGAAGGTGTACAACCAAATTTATTAGCAGGAAATATTTCTAATTCAAATATTTGGCAACAAGATGATCAAAAATCACAGCAAGAAGTTAAAAGTATGTTTAGCGAGATGATAGGATGGGCTGCTGAAGAAGGTGCTGACCTACTAATTGGTGAAACATTCTATTATGCTGAAGAGGCTTTCGCTGCTTTAGAAATTATGAAAAAAACAGGTTTACCTTGTGTAGTTACAATAGCGCCATTTGGTGAGAATGTTATGCGTGATGGCTGGAGTATTGTGGATACTTGTAAGGAGTTAGAGCAACGTGGTGCTGATGTGGTTGGTATGAACTGTTTCAGAGGTCCTCATACAATGCTTCCTGATATAGCAGAAATTCGTAAAGCTGTTAAATGCCATGTTGCGGCATTACCTGTTCCTTATAGAACAACAAATGATCATACTACATTTTTTAACTTACCTGATGAAAATGGTTGTCTTTGTGGTGCCCCTCATGGTAGAACATTCCCTACAGCATTAGATCCTTTATTCTGTAATCGTTATGAAATTAGAGATTTTGCTAAGAAAGCTTATGATCTAGGAGTTAATTATCTGGGTGTGTGTTGTGGTGCTAGCCCTATGTTAATTAGGGAGGTTGCAGATGCTGTTGGATTGCAAGTGCCAGCAAGTAAATACTTAGAGAGAATGGAAAATCACTTTATGTACGGTACTAATAAGCGTACAGCAAAACATATGCAAGAATATGGTAATAAAGCATAAAAAGTAACAAGTTAATTTAAAAAAGCGCTGATTTATTTCAAATTGCGGGCGCTAGATAAAATCTGCTAAAGCGAAAACATTAATAATATTGTTCTCATCGTTTTAGCAATTAAAATTTATGGGAGCAAAGATATGACCATTATAAATTCTAAAATCGATACTCTAGCTGTTCATGCAGGTAATCCAGGTGATCCAGTAACAGGTGCAGTAACGACACCTATTTACACCTCTTCAGTCTATCGTCAACAAAGTCCAGGTGGTGAAAAAGCTTTTGAATATGGCAGAGTAGGCAATCCTACTAGATCTAGTTATGAGCAGGCTGTTGCAGAGCTGGAAGGGGCAAAAAAAGGCTATGCTTTTTCATCTGGGGTTGCTGCAATTAATGCAGTATTAGATATTTTAGGTGCAGATAGTCATATAATAGCAACTGATGCTTTATATGGTGGAACCTATAGATTATTTGAAGAAGTTAAAAAACACTCATCTGGACTTCAAGCAACATATGCTAACTTGAGTGATTTAGATAATTTAGAAGAAAACCTTAGAGAAAATACCAGAATGGTATGGGTTGAGACACCATCAAATCCTTTATTAAGAGTCGTTGATCTAAGAAGGTTAAGTCAGTTTTGTAAGAAGCATGATTTAATATTTGTTGTCGATAACACTTTTGCTACTCCTTATAATTTAAAGCCTATTTCTTTTGGAGCTGATATAGTTATTCATTCAGCTTCAAAGTATATAAGTGGACATTCGGATGTAATTAGTGGCGTTATCGTTGTAAAAGATAATGATGAGCTAATAAAAAAGTTAGATCTTGTTCATCTAGCTGGGGGAGCAGTATCAAGTCCATTTGATAGTTTCTTGGCTACACGGGGATTAAGAACATTAGCTTTAAGAGTAAGGCAGCATAATCATAATGCTCTAACAATAGCTAGATGGCTTGAGCAACATGAATTAGTCAAAAAAGTGTATTATCCAGGCCTAGAAAGTAGTCCAGATTATCAGCTTGCAAAAGAGCAGATGAAGGGTTTTGGAGGAGTTCTAAGTCTTGAGCTAAATGGTAGTGATAGCTTAGCAAAAGCATTTCTAGAGAAGTTAGAGTTATTTGCTATAACAGTAAGTGCTGGCGGGGTTGAAAGTTTATCATCAATTCCTGCCTTAATGTCTCATTCATCAATTCCTAGGGAGGTTAGGCTTGAGCAAGGTTTAAGTGATGGTTTAATTAGACTCTCAATAGGTATAGAAGATGTTGAAGATCTTAAAAGTGATATCGAACAAGCATTTATAAAAGCAACGGCAAGAAAGGATAAAACAGATGAAGACATTGACTATAACCAAGCAGTCTAAATATCCTCAAGGAATGGTTTATCTTTTCCTAGCTGGTCTATGGGAGAGATTTAGTTACTATGGAATTACAGCATTACTAATTTTATATTTATTTAAGTTTTTTGATATATCTGATGCTAAAACTTATCTTATTTATGGTGCATATGCTTCGATGGTATATGGTACACCAATTATTGGAGGGATTATCGCAGATAAGTATATCGGCCAATATAGATCTATAATTGTCGGAGCTTCACTAATAGCTTTAGGACATTTTGTAATGATTGTTCCTAATCCTCAGCATATTTATTTCTTCCTAGGGTTAAGTTTTGTCATAGTTGGTACAGGTTTGTTTAAGCCTAGTATTGGTGCAATAACAGGAGCACTGTTTACAGATACTGAATATAAAAGGAATGAAGGTTTTACTTTACTATATATAGGTATGAATCTTGGCGCTATAACAGCACCAATTGTTTGTTCATATATAGCGGTGACAATTGGTTGGAACTTAGCGTTTGGTATTGCTGGTTTAGGGATGCTAGTGGGTTTGTTTATATTTATAAAAGGTTCAAAACACTATAAAGATATTAAACAAAATACAAAGTCTTTAGTCGACAGATATAAGTTTACAGCAATTATAACTGTAGGTTTGTGTGCTTTGACTGGTTTTATTTTTGTTTTGCTTGTTTATCCTATTTGGGCAAGCAGGGTTTTATATTTAATAGGAGCTATTACATTATTAATAATCTTATATTTTGTTAGAGTTTCAGAAGCTAATGATAGAAGTAGGATTTATATTACAGTTACACTAACTATTTTTTATATGATATTTATGATTCTGTTACAGCAGAGTGGTGGAATAATGAATGTTTTTACAGAAAGGAATGTTGATAGAGTTATATTTGGATTCGATATTCCTGCTAGTGCTTATCAGTCTGTAGAACCTTTCTTTATAATTCTCTTTGGACCAATGTATACTTGTCTAAGCCGTAAATATGGAACAAATCCATATGCATATCCGACAAAGTTCGCTAAGGGATTGTTTATTATGGGGCTGTCATTTTTTATTTTAGTTGTAGCGATTCCTCTGACTGCTAAAAACGGTATCATTTCATCGTGGTGGATAAATTTAAGTTATCTTTTCGAGGCTTTAGGTGAATTATTTATAGGTCCAATAGGTTTAGCAATGGTGAGTATTGTATCCCCTAAAAAGATGGTTGGCTTTTTTATGGGGGTATGGGTTTTAAGTTCAGCTTTTGCCAACTTCATGGCCGCAAGTTTTGGAATATTAATTAGTGGCAATGGTAAATCTGCTACACTTGCACCAGTTGAGACAATACATACATACTCAAAAGCGTTTAGTTATTTCACTTTATTAGGATGTGGCGCAGCAATTATCTTATTTATTTTATCACCGTATCTAAATAGAAAGCTTAGACAATTAATAGTATGATTTTTCTAATCACTGCGTTTTAATGTATATAGGTCTTTGCGTCTGTCTCTTAGATTCTTAACACTTCCAAATTGATTGAGTTCACGTAATAAATTAATATCAACATCAACAATCAGGATCATCTCAGTATTTGGAGTTGTCTCTGCTTTTATTCCTGTAGCTGGGAAAGCAAAATCACAAGGTGTAAATACCATTGATTGGGCATATTGAATATCCATATTATGTACATTTGGTAGGTTACCAACACTACCGGCGATAGCAACATAACACTCATTCTCAATAGCTCTTGCTTGAGCGCAGTTTCTAACTCTAGAAAAACCATTTTGTGTGTCTGTTAGAAATGGAACAAAAAGAATATCCATACCATCTTCAGCAAGTATTCTACTTAACTCTGGAAATTCGGAGTCATAGCAAATTAGGATACCTATTTTTCCACAATCAGTGTCAAATACTTCTAGCTTACTGCCACCTTGAAGACCCCACACCATAGCTTCATCTGGTGTTACATGAAGTTTTTCATATTTCTCTATAGTACCATCTCTACGACACAGGTAACCAACGTTGTATAGTCGTTCACCTTTCATTTCTGGCATACTTCCCGTTATTATATTTATATTATATGTAACGGCAAATTCAGAAAACTTATCAGTAATAAATTGGGTATGTTTTGCAAGTTCTCTAATTGCCTCAGGCTCTGATAGGTGGTTATTTTCAGCCATTAATGGAGCATTAAAAAATTCTGGGAACAATGCAAAGTCAGATCTGTAGTTTGATACTGCATTTACGAAATACTCCGCATGTTGCATTAGCTCATCTAGACCTTTATATGGGCGCATTTGCCATTGGATCAATCCTAAGCGAACATCTTTTTTGATTGGGGCTGCTTCTTTCTGCTCTTCTTCATAATAGATGTTTGTCCATTTAAGTAGAACAGCATAATCATTAGACTCGGTATCCCCATCTAAATATGATTTTATTATCCTAACTGGTTGAAAATCATTACTCAATTGAAAGTGAAGAACAGGATCGTGCAACTCTTGTCTTTTGAGCTTGTTTATATACTGCTGAGGAGACATTTGATCTGCATACTCATGATATCCTGGTATTCGACCACCAAAAATTATGCTTTTCAGGTTTAGTCTTTCACATAGATCTTTTCTATAATCATATAATCTACGGCCTAGACGCATACCTCTAAATTCAGGTTTAACAAATAGATCTATACCGTATAAAACGTCACCTTCATCATTATGAGTATTAAAAGTATCATTACCTGTTATTTTTCTATAAGTATGTTTATGGCCAAACTTTTTATAGTCAACAATAATTGATAATGCACATCCTGCCAACTGATCATTAACCTTAATTACGACTTGTCCTTCAGGAAATTTTTTTATTAGTGTACTTATTTCATAGTTTTCCCAGTATGGATTTCTAACATTGTTATAAACCTCTATCATTGCTTCTTTAAGCTCTTGGTAGTCATCTAAGCTTAAGTAGTCAAGTTTGATATTTTCTATATTCTGCATATTTTATAATTTTGAATAAAAGTCATAGTTATTACAAAGTATATTACTATAAAATTTATTTTGTAAAGATTTTGCTCAAATTTAGTCTTCTTTATTATTTCTTGCTATAATATGGTGATTAAATTTTGTCTATTTATTTATAAAAAAATTTTAAAGGGTTAGTTTAAATGAGAACGCACTATAGTTCAGATATTAATGAAAAGTTAGAAAACCAAAGAGTTACAGTTTGTGGATGGGTTCATCGTCGTAGAGACCATGGTGGAGTTATATTTTTAGATATAAGAGATAGAACAGGACTTGTTCAGTTAGTTTTTAACCCAGATAATGCAAACTTTGGTGTTGCTGACAGTGTAAGATCTGAATTCGTGATTCAAGCAGAAGGTGTGGTTAATCTAAGACCAGAAGGTCAAGAGAATAAAAATTTAGCAAGTGGTAAAATAGAGATTATTGGTGATACTATTGAAGTTATCAATAAGTCTAAGACGATCCCATTTCAATTAGATGATTTCCAAGCGACTGGTGAGGACATCAAACTGAAGTATCGCTATATAGATTTACGTCGTCCAGAAATGCAAAATAAATTGATTACACGTTCAAAAGCTATTCGTTATGTACGTAACTTTTTAGATGATAATGGTTTTTTAGATATTGAAACTCCATTTTTAACAAAAGCTACTCCAGAAGGTGCTAGAGATTATCTTGTACCAAGCCGTAATTTTAATGGTAAATTTTATGCTTTGCCGCAATCACCACAATTATTTAAACAGCTTTTAATGGTATCTGGCTTTGATAGATATTATCAAATTGTTAAATGTTTCCGTGATGAAGATCTAAGAGCAGATAGACAACCAGAATTTACGCAGATAGATATTGAGGCTTCATTTATTGATGAAGAGTTTATTATGTCTACTATGGAGAAAATGATTGCTGGATTATTTAAAGAGACTGTAGGAGCAGAGTTTAGTACACCATTCCAAGTAATGAGTTTTGCTGATGCTATGGATAAATATGGTTCAGATAAGCCTGATCTAAGAATTCCTCTTGAATTTGTTAATATCAAAGAAGATATGCAAAATGAAAAGTTTAAAGTTTTCTCAGGACCAGCAAATGATTCACAATCACGTGTGATAGCTATGAGAATCCCTCAAGGTAATGAGAAGCTGACACGTAAGATGATCGATGAATATACTAAATTTGTTAGTATTTATGGTGCTA
This window harbors:
- a CDS encoding NAD-dependent succinate-semialdehyde dehydrogenase, which encodes MNKLLKKVLQKYSYTGKNSFELINPATGELICQLEQKSSQYVKDSILVSKHTQNVFKEKCAIDKSKILSKWYDLVIENIDYLAEIITLESGKPLAESKGEVQYGANFIRWYAEKANRIDSRIYDPNIKDAEGRVDYQPVGVVAAITPWNFPFAMITRKAAPAIAAGCSVILKPSELTPLAAFAARELLIEAGADENLLQVVCGDSKIIGKEFQQSDIVRKITFTGSTKVGKLLMQQAADTVKKISLELGGNAPFIVFEGADLEKAIQGILASKIRNAGQVCIAPNRIFVQNSIRKEFVAKLKQVIEGLKQGNGLEQDVKVGPLINNAAVEKVLSHVNDALVKGAELVCGGKVNLELGGNFFEPTILDNMQDSMVASCEETFGPVIAIFGFDTEDEVIQRSNNTKYGLASYFFSNDMNQIRRVRNTLEYGMVGINSGVISSEKAPFGGIKQSGLGREGSDDGIYEFLEAKYSLQSFI
- a CDS encoding MFS transporter; the encoded protein is MRTKSIIVSSLGSAFETFDFHIFGLFAFQISMSLLHQESLNSSLILIFAIFGAGYFARPIGAIFWGNLGDKYGRKVPFKWTVILIGVSSLIIAILPSTNTIGIFTPLILAACRLIQGFSFGGELTAAVLLVHEQPSPRRNFFTSIVIFCATSGMILGSIAYYLLSLVLTTEQFFAYSWRLAFAFGGVAVLFSYFWRSSIGETLTTEPSKPRGFVLVELLKDHLGLSLRSILTISSCTVFLAMFIVFLPTYCQKCLGFDKNTTSTYVLVTIVTYAVSVLAGGRIADRIGNIATQAIGIMLSLILIVPLAVSLISKGSLILMFIIPFAFANGLINANYMCVVLNRFKKEQRFSGLAITQNLAMAIFTGGLPILFAYLAVDLKIISAPFYIMVVIYIISLLSLSKR
- a CDS encoding homocysteine S-methyltransferase family protein; amino-acid sequence: MKKENLLERLNKGPVICAEGFLFEIERRGYLASGEFVPMVSLEHPEVLENLHREFQHAGSDIVEAFTYNGHREKLRVIGKEHLLEPLNRQALRIAKKVADSTPEGVQPNLLAGNISNSNIWQQDDQKSQQEVKSMFSEMIGWAAEEGADLLIGETFYYAEEAFAALEIMKKTGLPCVVTIAPFGENVMRDGWSIVDTCKELEQRGADVVGMNCFRGPHTMLPDIAEIRKAVKCHVAALPVPYRTTNDHTTFFNLPDENGCLCGAPHGRTFPTALDPLFCNRYEIRDFAKKAYDLGVNYLGVCCGASPMLIREVADAVGLQVPASKYLERMENHFMYGTNKRTAKHMQEYGNKA
- a CDS encoding trans-sulfuration enzyme family protein: MTIINSKIDTLAVHAGNPGDPVTGAVTTPIYTSSVYRQQSPGGEKAFEYGRVGNPTRSSYEQAVAELEGAKKGYAFSSGVAAINAVLDILGADSHIIATDALYGGTYRLFEEVKKHSSGLQATYANLSDLDNLEENLRENTRMVWVETPSNPLLRVVDLRRLSQFCKKHDLIFVVDNTFATPYNLKPISFGADIVIHSASKYISGHSDVISGVIVVKDNDELIKKLDLVHLAGGAVSSPFDSFLATRGLRTLALRVRQHNHNALTIARWLEQHELVKKVYYPGLESSPDYQLAKEQMKGFGGVLSLELNGSDSLAKAFLEKLELFAITVSAGGVESLSSIPALMSHSSIPREVRLEQGLSDGLIRLSIGIEDVEDLKSDIEQAFIKATARKDKTDEDIDYNQAV
- a CDS encoding peptide MFS transporter, with the translated sequence MKTLTITKQSKYPQGMVYLFLAGLWERFSYYGITALLILYLFKFFDISDAKTYLIYGAYASMVYGTPIIGGIIADKYIGQYRSIIVGASLIALGHFVMIVPNPQHIYFFLGLSFVIVGTGLFKPSIGAITGALFTDTEYKRNEGFTLLYIGMNLGAITAPIVCSYIAVTIGWNLAFGIAGLGMLVGLFIFIKGSKHYKDIKQNTKSLVDRYKFTAIITVGLCALTGFIFVLLVYPIWASRVLYLIGAITLLIILYFVRVSEANDRSRIYITVTLTIFYMIFMILLQQSGGIMNVFTERNVDRVIFGFDIPASAYQSVEPFFIILFGPMYTCLSRKYGTNPYAYPTKFAKGLFIMGLSFFILVVAIPLTAKNGIISSWWINLSYLFEALGELFIGPIGLAMVSIVSPKKMVGFFMGVWVLSSAFANFMAASFGILISGNGKSATLAPVETIHTYSKAFSYFTLLGCGAAIILFILSPYLNRKLRQLIV
- a CDS encoding bifunctional GNAT family N-acetyltransferase/carbon-nitrogen hydrolase family protein codes for the protein MQNIENIKLDYLSLDDYQELKEAMIEVYNNVRNPYWENYEISTLIKKFPEGQVVIKVNDQLAGCALSIIVDYKKFGHKHTYRKITGNDTFNTHNDEGDVLYGIDLFVKPEFRGMRLGRRLYDYRKDLCERLNLKSIIFGGRIPGYHEYADQMSPQQYINKLKRQELHDPVLHFQLSNDFQPVRIIKSYLDGDTESNDYAVLLKWTNIYYEEEQKEAAPIKKDVRLGLIQWQMRPYKGLDELMQHAEYFVNAVSNYRSDFALFPEFFNAPLMAENNHLSEPEAIRELAKHTQFITDKFSEFAVTYNINIITGSMPEMKGERLYNVGYLCRRDGTIEKYEKLHVTPDEAMVWGLQGGSKLEVFDTDCGKIGILICYDSEFPELSRILAEDGMDILFVPFLTDTQNGFSRVRNCAQARAIENECYVAIAGSVGNLPNVHNMDIQYAQSMVFTPCDFAFPATGIKAETTPNTEMILIVDVDINLLRELNQFGSVKNLRDRRKDLYTLKRSD
- the aspS gene encoding aspartate--tRNA ligase, producing MRTHYSSDINEKLENQRVTVCGWVHRRRDHGGVIFLDIRDRTGLVQLVFNPDNANFGVADSVRSEFVIQAEGVVNLRPEGQENKNLASGKIEIIGDTIEVINKSKTIPFQLDDFQATGEDIKLKYRYIDLRRPEMQNKLITRSKAIRYVRNFLDDNGFLDIETPFLTKATPEGARDYLVPSRNFNGKFYALPQSPQLFKQLLMVSGFDRYYQIVKCFRDEDLRADRQPEFTQIDIEASFIDEEFIMSTMEKMIAGLFKETVGAEFSTPFQVMSFADAMDKYGSDKPDLRIPLEFVNIKEDMQNEKFKVFSGPANDSQSRVIAMRIPQGNEKLTRKMIDEYTKFVSIYGARGLAYIKINSLSQGKEGLQSPIVKNISEDALFNVIKKTGAQEGDLLFFGAGKTKIVNDSMGALRAKVGEDLNLFDKEWAPLWVVDFPMFEKDDNRLYAMHHPFTAPSVESVEELTSTDPEKLMSRAYDMVINGYEVGGGSIRIHKEDIQAKVFNLLGISDEEAREKFGFMLDALSYGTPVHGGIAFGVDRLIMLLTGTTNIRDVIAFPKTQTASCLMTEAPSTVSLEQLNELGIAVKKEEK